A single window of Intrasporangium calvum DSM 43043 DNA harbors:
- a CDS encoding 2Fe-2S iron-sulfur cluster-binding protein — protein MPNLTIHPTGEVLYLEPGETVLGGLYKAGYAYTIGCRRGGCAICKVDVREGDFSYDHPVADTVISDEERTDGTCLSCRAVPDSDLTIEMRDTCLRLVNPFLRQMNDKARLRADALAAGTTTKE, from the coding sequence GTGCCGAACCTGACCATCCACCCGACGGGCGAGGTCCTCTACCTCGAGCCGGGCGAGACGGTGCTCGGCGGCCTCTACAAGGCGGGCTACGCCTACACGATCGGGTGCCGCCGCGGTGGCTGCGCCATCTGCAAGGTGGACGTCCGCGAGGGCGACTTCTCCTATGACCACCCCGTGGCCGACACCGTGATCTCCGACGAGGAGCGCACGGACGGCACCTGTCTGAGCTGCCGGGCGGTCCCGGACTCGGACCTCACCATCGAGATGCGGGACACCTGCCTGCGCCTCGTCAACCCGTTCCTGCGCCAGATGAACGACAAGGCCCGGCTCCGTGCCGACGCCCTGGCAGCCGGCACCACCACGAAGGAGTAA
- a CDS encoding ABC transporter permease, with translation MSIDTTTRVGGAPSTPGSGRRAAVSRRMPALSSRAAKIGLPLAVLVAGLAGWELSVQSGLVNPITVPAASDTFAAMAEIMQTSYFWESTWQTLQETLYGFLIGGLAGLVIGALTGTFALFRTALWPFVVAFQNTPRVALAPVFLTWFGFGMTSKVVMAAVICFFPVVINTVAGIASVDDNARTLFRTYGATTPQTFFRLTLPTAAPVAFAGIKTALTLALLGAIVGEFVGASEGLGVLVKEFNFQLEVAKGFAVVIFLALIGLALYGLIELAEKRLITWKH, from the coding sequence ATGAGCATCGACACCACCACCCGCGTCGGCGGCGCACCATCGACCCCGGGGAGCGGACGCCGCGCAGCAGTGTCGCGACGGATGCCGGCGCTCTCGAGCCGCGCCGCGAAGATCGGGCTCCCGCTCGCCGTGCTCGTCGCGGGCCTCGCCGGCTGGGAGCTATCAGTCCAGTCCGGCCTGGTCAACCCCATCACCGTCCCCGCTGCGTCGGACACCTTCGCCGCGATGGCCGAGATCATGCAGACGAGCTACTTCTGGGAGTCCACCTGGCAGACGCTCCAGGAGACGCTCTACGGCTTCCTGATCGGAGGGCTTGCCGGCCTCGTCATCGGGGCGCTGACCGGCACGTTCGCGCTGTTCCGCACCGCGCTGTGGCCCTTCGTCGTCGCCTTCCAGAACACCCCGCGCGTCGCGCTGGCCCCTGTCTTCCTCACCTGGTTCGGCTTCGGGATGACATCCAAGGTGGTGATGGCCGCGGTCATCTGCTTCTTCCCCGTGGTGATCAACACCGTCGCGGGAATTGCCTCGGTCGACGACAACGCACGGACCCTGTTCCGGACCTACGGCGCCACGACGCCCCAGACGTTCTTCCGGCTCACTCTCCCCACGGCCGCGCCGGTGGCCTTCGCCGGGATCAAGACCGCCTTGACCCTGGCCCTCCTCGGCGCCATCGTCGGCGAGTTCGTCGGAGCCTCGGAAGGGCTCGGTGTCCTCGTCAAGGAGTTCAACTTCCAGCTCGAGGTGGCGAAGGGCTTCGCGGTCGTCATCTTCCTCGCCCTCATCGGCCTGGCGCTCTACGGCCTGATCGAACTGGCCGAGAAGCGCCTCATCACCTGGAAGCACTGA
- a CDS encoding ABC transporter transmembrane domain-containing protein, whose protein sequence is MRDFPPEIRAFTDRATSRDEPDTRSPRTFLWWMVRQQGTLFVAGLVVAVVWMVPQALGPWMVGRAIDTGIVTGDTTATIRWVLILGAVTAVGALSGTVYHTIIVREWLIALYGTTKLVTRKALQLGHVLTRRTPTGEVLSVSGSDGDQFGALMEVSTRAISQLVAYLAVAAIVLSTSVRMGLLVLLSAPLLVMLGTPLLRPMQRWQGIERSRNSELTSMATDIVAGLRILRGIGGEGTFGGNYAEQSQRVRHSGVLAGTWLAAVEAVGVLLSGGFVVALMWLGTREVAQGRLTLGQFVSFLGYGLFLLHPMRTFVEFAQKWIRSVVSARKAIAVLGQRPPWVEPEQPRALPEMAPIVDEASGTVIEPGLLTMVVSAVPDDSAALADRLGRYLPSDEGALVSEEIPEELKGRAARRERSQRARAREAQARRDEERARQAWGVTVGGVDLAAAPLDAVRGRILVSDTSPQVFAGTLRDAIDPLGHLTRSQAELALHTAAGEDVFDALPGGWQGRLDERGRGLSGGQRQRLVLMRALAADPEVLVLVEPTSAVDAHTEARIAERLGPHRAGRTTIVMTASPLLLHHADEVILLDAGKATTRGRHVDLVASSAAYRSVVVRGEVQPPARPDPNEPYDPNHSYDHHDPYDHLSEEPGDEHRRH, encoded by the coding sequence ATGCGAGATTTCCCGCCCGAGATCCGGGCCTTCACCGACCGCGCCACGAGCCGCGACGAGCCGGACACCCGAAGCCCGCGGACCTTCCTCTGGTGGATGGTCCGTCAGCAGGGAACGCTCTTCGTCGCCGGGCTGGTGGTGGCAGTTGTCTGGATGGTGCCCCAGGCGCTCGGCCCGTGGATGGTCGGCCGGGCCATCGACACCGGCATCGTCACGGGCGACACGACGGCGACGATCCGCTGGGTGCTCATCCTCGGCGCCGTGACCGCGGTCGGTGCCCTGAGCGGAACGGTCTACCACACGATCATCGTCCGGGAGTGGCTCATCGCGCTCTACGGCACGACCAAGCTCGTCACCCGCAAGGCCCTCCAGCTGGGCCACGTCCTGACCCGCCGCACGCCGACCGGCGAGGTCCTGTCGGTCTCCGGCAGTGACGGTGACCAGTTCGGGGCGCTCATGGAGGTCTCGACCCGCGCGATCTCGCAGCTCGTCGCCTACCTGGCCGTCGCGGCGATCGTGCTGTCGACGTCGGTCCGGATGGGCCTGCTCGTCCTCCTCTCGGCGCCGCTGCTCGTCATGCTCGGCACGCCGCTGCTGCGACCGATGCAGCGGTGGCAGGGGATCGAGCGGTCGCGCAACTCAGAGCTGACCTCGATGGCAACCGACATCGTCGCGGGCCTGCGGATCCTGCGGGGCATCGGCGGCGAGGGCACCTTCGGCGGCAACTACGCGGAGCAGTCGCAGCGGGTCCGGCACTCGGGCGTCCTGGCGGGGACCTGGCTCGCCGCGGTCGAGGCGGTCGGCGTCCTGCTCTCCGGCGGGTTCGTCGTCGCCCTCATGTGGCTCGGCACCCGCGAGGTCGCCCAGGGCCGCCTCACCCTCGGGCAGTTCGTCAGCTTCCTCGGCTACGGCCTGTTCCTGCTCCACCCGATGCGCACCTTCGTCGAGTTCGCCCAGAAGTGGATCCGCTCCGTCGTCTCGGCCCGCAAGGCGATCGCCGTCCTCGGCCAGCGCCCCCCGTGGGTCGAGCCGGAGCAGCCTCGAGCCCTCCCCGAGATGGCGCCCATCGTCGACGAGGCCTCCGGCACCGTCATCGAGCCCGGCCTGCTGACGATGGTCGTCTCGGCGGTGCCCGACGACTCGGCCGCCCTCGCGGACCGTCTCGGCCGGTACCTGCCGTCCGACGAGGGAGCGCTCGTCAGCGAGGAGATCCCCGAGGAGCTCAAGGGCCGGGCCGCCCGGCGCGAACGCTCCCAGCGGGCGCGGGCGCGCGAGGCCCAGGCCCGCCGCGACGAGGAACGCGCCCGGCAGGCGTGGGGGGTCACCGTCGGCGGGGTCGACCTGGCCGCAGCACCGCTCGACGCGGTCCGCGGCCGCATCCTCGTCAGCGACACGTCGCCGCAGGTCTTCGCCGGCACCCTTCGCGACGCGATCGACCCCCTCGGCCACCTGACCCGGTCGCAGGCCGAGCTCGCCCTCCACACAGCCGCCGGCGAGGACGTCTTCGACGCGCTCCCCGGCGGCTGGCAGGGCCGTCTCGACGAGCGCGGCCGCGGCCTCTCCGGCGGGCAGCGGCAGCGACTCGTCCTCATGCGCGCGCTCGCCGCCGACCCGGAGGTGCTCGTCCTCGTCGAGCCGACGAGCGCCGTCGACGCCCACACCGAGGCCCGGATCGCTGAGCGGCTCGGGCCGCACCGCGCGGGGCGCACCACCATCGTCATGACGGCGTCGCCCCTGCTGCTCCACCACGCCGACGAGGTCATCCTCCTCGACGCAGGGAAGGCCACCACCCGCGGACGGCACGTCGACCTCGTGGCCAGCTCAGCGGCATACCGCTCCGTCGTCGTGCGCGGCGAGGTCCAGCCGCCGGCGCGACCCGACCCCAACGAGCCCTACGACCCCAACCACTCCTACGACCACCACGATCCCTACGACCATCTCAGCGAGGAGCCGGGCGATGAGCACCGTCGACACTGA
- a CDS encoding ABC transporter ATP-binding protein: protein MSTVDTDASPLTGDLAGESARTWDRPAAPPEVPDELRPPTAATVQERAAALRRRHLLRERRAREFVAETMSSTTGLPIADRRSVFRFVGSLLAARRRLTIAVILGNVLAAGAGLLIPRLLGALVDSTVADVAAGRQDAALAAANSMALVVAGIVVLHGLITFAAQVTSTLLGQGLLAAAREEIVRAILRLPLSRVESAGSGDLVTRVTRDVGTMSESVRWALPQSITAGTTVVLTLVAMLSNSLLMSLPSLVLMGLALVQIRRYLVRAPNGYLTEGGTYSRINTSLTETVEGVRTVEALGLAGHRLRRGDDDIEVSGQAERYTMTLRNLLFVVMDLAFSLPRVLVLLVGAVGYAQGWATLGQITTAILYTEALWGPFDMLVHTVDRVQVGVASTTRLLGIATVPPDREAGAALPAGPDLVGRDLRYAYRADHDVLHGIDLELRTGERLAVVGPSGSGKSTLGRLLAGIHRPRTGTVEVGGVELTDLPLDVLRTEVALVTQEHHVFIGSVRDNVVLAREAASDDEVRAALAAVDAWDWVERLPEGLATKLGAGHTQLTPGRAQQIALARLILADPHTIVLDEATSLIDPRTARHLEGSMNALLTGRTVVAIAHRLHTAHDAERIAVVIDGRVAELGSHDELVAHDGEYAALWRAWTS, encoded by the coding sequence ATGAGCACCGTCGACACTGACGCCTCCCCGCTGACCGGCGACCTCGCGGGCGAGTCGGCGCGGACGTGGGACCGCCCCGCCGCCCCACCCGAGGTCCCGGACGAGCTGCGGCCGCCGACCGCGGCCACCGTCCAGGAGCGGGCCGCGGCCCTCCGACGGCGGCACCTGCTCCGCGAGCGGCGGGCCCGGGAGTTCGTCGCCGAGACGATGAGCTCGACCACGGGGCTGCCCATCGCCGACCGGCGCAGCGTCTTCCGGTTCGTCGGGTCCCTCCTCGCCGCCCGTCGGCGCCTGACCATCGCGGTCATCCTCGGCAACGTCCTCGCGGCCGGGGCCGGCCTGCTCATCCCGCGCCTGCTCGGCGCCCTCGTCGACTCGACCGTCGCCGACGTCGCGGCCGGCCGGCAGGACGCAGCGCTCGCGGCCGCGAACTCCATGGCGCTCGTCGTCGCGGGGATCGTGGTCCTGCACGGACTCATCACGTTCGCCGCCCAGGTCACCTCGACGCTGCTCGGGCAGGGCCTGCTCGCCGCCGCACGTGAGGAGATCGTCCGGGCGATCCTGCGGCTGCCGCTCTCCCGCGTCGAGTCGGCGGGCTCGGGCGACCTCGTCACCCGCGTCACCCGGGACGTCGGGACGATGAGCGAGTCGGTCCGCTGGGCGCTGCCCCAGTCGATCACCGCGGGCACGACGGTCGTCCTCACGCTCGTGGCCATGCTGAGCAACTCGCTGCTCATGTCCCTCCCGTCCCTCGTGCTGATGGGTCTGGCGCTCGTGCAGATCCGGCGCTATCTCGTCCGGGCCCCCAACGGCTATCTCACCGAGGGCGGGACCTACTCGCGGATCAACACGAGCCTCACCGAGACCGTCGAGGGCGTCCGTACCGTCGAGGCGCTGGGCCTGGCGGGCCACCGCCTGCGCCGCGGCGACGACGACATCGAGGTGTCCGGCCAGGCCGAGCGCTACACGATGACGTTGCGCAACCTGCTCTTCGTCGTCATGGACCTCGCGTTCAGTCTCCCGCGGGTGCTCGTGCTCCTCGTCGGCGCCGTCGGCTACGCGCAGGGCTGGGCGACACTCGGCCAGATCACCACGGCGATCCTCTACACGGAGGCGTTGTGGGGGCCGTTCGACATGCTGGTCCACACCGTCGACCGGGTGCAGGTCGGCGTGGCGTCGACGACTCGCCTGCTCGGCATCGCCACCGTGCCGCCCGATCGCGAGGCGGGCGCCGCCCTCCCGGCCGGGCCGGACCTCGTCGGACGGGACCTGCGCTACGCCTACCGCGCCGACCACGACGTGCTGCACGGCATCGACCTCGAGCTGCGCACCGGTGAGCGCCTCGCCGTCGTCGGGCCGAGCGGCTCCGGCAAGTCGACGCTCGGTCGGCTGCTCGCGGGCATCCACCGGCCGCGCACGGGCACGGTCGAGGTCGGCGGCGTGGAGTTGACCGACCTGCCGCTCGACGTGCTGCGCACCGAGGTCGCGCTCGTCACCCAGGAGCACCACGTCTTCATCGGCTCGGTCCGCGACAACGTCGTGCTCGCTCGCGAAGCCGCCTCGGACGACGAGGTCCGCGCCGCGCTGGCTGCCGTCGACGCGTGGGACTGGGTCGAGCGGCTGCCCGAGGGGCTCGCCACAAAGCTCGGCGCCGGCCACACCCAGCTGACTCCCGGACGGGCCCAGCAGATCGCCCTCGCCCGGCTCATCCTGGCCGACCCGCACACCATCGTCCTCGACGAGGCCACCTCGCTCATCGACCCGCGGACGGCCCGCCACCTCGAGGGCTCGATGAACGCCCTGCTCACCGGCCGCACGGTCGTCGCGATCGCGCACCGCCTGCACACGGCGCACGACGCGGAGCGGATCGCGGTCGTCATCGACGGGCGGGTCGCCGAGCTGGGCAGCCACGACGAGCTCGTCGCGCACGACGGCGAGTACGCAGCGCTCTGGCGCGCGTGGACCTCCTGA
- a CDS encoding ABC transporter ATP-binding protein: protein MTVVDRLTTIAGEPIVMRGLSKSYVTTAGRNPVLDGIDIDIAPGELISLVGPSGCGKSTILKILAGLIPYDEGEVSLGGQPPREGRRDVGLMLQQAVLMPWRSVAGNIRLPFDLARLNGPEVEERVAQLVELVGLSHAVEHRPWELSGGMQQRVSLARALSLDPGVMLLDEPFSALDEFKREHLGLEFTRMHEALGRTTILVTHSIPEAVLMSDRIIALGANPGRVLADIRVDLPRPRVAAMIGTPAFMETSQKVRQALVGEDGLLA from the coding sequence ATGACTGTCGTTGACCGGCTCACCACCATCGCCGGCGAGCCCATCGTGATGCGCGGGCTGAGCAAGTCCTATGTGACCACAGCCGGTCGAAATCCCGTCCTGGACGGAATCGACATCGACATCGCCCCCGGCGAGCTCATCTCGCTCGTGGGGCCGTCGGGTTGCGGGAAGTCCACCATCCTCAAGATCCTCGCCGGGCTCATCCCGTACGACGAGGGAGAGGTGTCGCTCGGGGGGCAACCACCGCGCGAGGGCCGGCGAGATGTCGGGCTCATGCTCCAACAGGCGGTCCTCATGCCCTGGCGCTCGGTCGCCGGCAACATCCGCCTGCCTTTCGACCTCGCCCGGCTCAACGGACCCGAGGTGGAGGAGAGAGTCGCTCAGCTGGTCGAGCTCGTGGGGCTCTCGCACGCCGTGGAACACCGGCCGTGGGAGCTGTCGGGTGGCATGCAGCAGCGCGTCTCGCTCGCTCGAGCCTTGTCCCTGGACCCGGGCGTGATGCTCCTCGACGAACCGTTCTCCGCGCTGGACGAGTTCAAGCGCGAGCACCTGGGGCTCGAGTTCACCCGAATGCACGAGGCGCTGGGTCGAACCACGATCCTCGTCACTCACTCCATCCCCGAGGCCGTCCTGATGTCGGACCGGATCATCGCTCTGGGGGCCAACCCGGGGCGGGTCCTCGCCGACATCAGGGTCGACCTGCCGCGGCCGCGGGTGGCCGCGATGATCGGCACCCCGGCGTTCATGGAGACCAGCCAGAAGGTTCGTCAGGCCCTCGTCGGAGAGGACGGATTGCTCGCATGA
- a CDS encoding GlcG/HbpS family heme-binding protein, with product MTTTTPATYVRTVQTMTYAAGRAAVDAALERAAEIGIAVNVAVTDPSGALLAFARMDGAPLLSSGIAQDKAWTVSAFNGIATHEFFGLIEDEPALREGIVHRDRLVVFGGGVPVRVDGVLVGAVGVSGGSAEQDREIAEAGAAAVATPD from the coding sequence ATGACGACGACGACGCCCGCGACGTACGTGCGGACGGTCCAGACGATGACGTATGCCGCTGGGCGCGCTGCCGTCGACGCCGCCCTCGAGCGGGCGGCTGAGATCGGCATCGCCGTCAACGTCGCGGTGACCGACCCGTCGGGGGCGCTCCTCGCCTTCGCCCGCATGGACGGGGCTCCGCTGCTCTCCTCCGGGATCGCGCAGGACAAGGCGTGGACCGTGTCGGCCTTCAACGGGATCGCCACGCACGAGTTCTTCGGCCTCATCGAGGACGAGCCCGCCCTGCGCGAAGGCATCGTCCACCGCGACCGGCTCGTCGTCTTCGGTGGCGGCGTCCCGGTTCGGGTCGACGGCGTGCTGGTCGGCGCCGTCGGGGTCTCCGGCGGCTCTGCCGAGCAGGACCGTGAGATCGCCGAGGCCGGGGCGGCCGCGGTCGCCACCCCTGACTAG
- a CDS encoding catechol 2,3-dioxygenase, whose product MGILRMGYAHIRVTDLAEAKAHYANTLGLYETLDQDGKLYFKGWDEWDHHSLVIEEGGVGLVKFGFKVEKAEDIDEIEKKGQQFGLTVERMSKGENPEVSDGIRFTTPSDHVFEVYHDQTLIGTEVGTHNPEAFPRHLVGVGVPGLDHSLILAEDVRTMENMLTNVFGFYATERVQTDLNDDDAHYIATWMTSNNQIHQIAVLEGPQSKLHHVAFKLQDWAEVGHAGDIMVMDDVPIDIGPTRHGITRGQTIYFFDPSGNRNEVFAGGYLAYPDRPTVKWTPDQIARGIFYHAREMNERFTTVST is encoded by the coding sequence GTGGGAATCTTGCGGATGGGCTACGCCCACATCCGGGTCACCGACCTCGCCGAGGCCAAGGCGCACTACGCCAACACCCTCGGCCTCTACGAGACGCTCGACCAGGACGGCAAGCTCTACTTCAAGGGCTGGGACGAGTGGGACCACCACTCCCTCGTCATCGAAGAGGGCGGCGTCGGCCTCGTGAAGTTCGGCTTCAAGGTCGAGAAGGCCGAGGACATCGACGAGATCGAGAAGAAGGGCCAGCAGTTCGGCCTCACCGTCGAGCGCATGTCCAAGGGTGAGAACCCCGAGGTCAGCGACGGCATCCGCTTCACGACCCCGTCCGACCACGTCTTCGAGGTCTACCACGACCAGACCCTCATCGGCACCGAGGTCGGTACGCACAACCCGGAGGCCTTCCCCCGGCACCTCGTCGGCGTCGGCGTCCCGGGCCTCGACCACTCGCTCATCCTCGCCGAGGACGTGCGGACGATGGAGAACATGCTGACCAACGTGTTCGGCTTCTACGCGACCGAGCGGGTGCAGACGGACCTCAACGACGACGACGCGCACTACATCGCGACGTGGATGACGAGCAACAACCAGATCCACCAGATCGCCGTCCTCGAGGGCCCGCAGTCCAAGCTGCACCACGTCGCCTTCAAGCTCCAGGACTGGGCGGAGGTCGGCCACGCGGGCGACATCATGGTCATGGACGACGTGCCGATCGACATCGGCCCGACGCGCCACGGCATCACCCGCGGCCAGACGATCTACTTCTTCGACCCGTCCGGCAACCGCAACGAGGTCTTCGCCGGCGGCTACCTGGCCTACCCGGACCGTCCGACGGTCAAGTGGACGCCCGACCAGATCGCCCGGGGCATCTTCTACCACGCCCGCGAGATGAACGAGCGCTTCACCACGGTCAGCACCTGA
- a CDS encoding NAD(P)/FAD-dependent oxidoreductase, with protein sequence MSTSDPIVIVGGGLAAARAIEAIRESDQDVPVVLVGKEDRLPYERPPLSKGVMLGNDPEDSAFPHPREWYDENHVELRLGVAVDRLDPTARTVTLSDGSELSYGSVLLATGSGLRKLDVPGTDLADVFYLRSMTDSAKIRARLVPGSDVVIIGAGWIGLEVAAAARHHGAEVTIVEPQSAPLLGVVGEQVGSWFADLHRSHGVTLRLGEGVERLEGEDGRVTAVVTSSGERLPADTVVIGVGIRPNTRLAEDAGLEVDNGIVVDEALRASADGVFAAGDVANWFNPTLGTHVRVEHWANAHDGGYAAGQSMVGQDVHYGPVPFFYSDQYDIGLEYAGHVPRGTDTEVVFRGDPASNEFMAFWVVPEGDGVRVLAGMHVNVWDTMDAVQDLVRNRTVVDRTRLADREVALADL encoded by the coding sequence ATGAGCACCAGCGACCCCATCGTCATCGTCGGGGGCGGTCTCGCGGCCGCCCGTGCCATCGAAGCCATCCGGGAGAGCGACCAGGACGTCCCGGTCGTGCTCGTCGGCAAGGAGGACCGGTTGCCCTACGAGCGGCCGCCGCTGTCCAAGGGCGTCATGCTCGGCAACGACCCCGAGGACTCGGCGTTCCCCCACCCGCGCGAGTGGTACGACGAGAACCACGTGGAGCTCCGTCTCGGCGTGGCCGTCGACCGGCTCGACCCGACGGCCCGCACCGTGACGCTCTCTGACGGGAGCGAGTTGTCCTACGGTTCGGTGCTGCTCGCCACGGGCTCCGGCCTGCGCAAGCTGGACGTTCCGGGCACCGACCTGGCGGACGTCTTCTACCTGCGGTCGATGACCGACTCGGCGAAGATCCGGGCCCGGCTCGTGCCGGGCAGCGACGTCGTCATCATCGGCGCCGGTTGGATCGGTCTCGAGGTCGCGGCCGCGGCCCGGCACCACGGTGCCGAGGTGACCATCGTCGAGCCACAGTCGGCGCCGCTCCTGGGCGTCGTCGGCGAGCAGGTCGGGTCGTGGTTCGCCGACCTGCACCGGTCGCACGGCGTGACGCTCCGGCTCGGGGAGGGCGTCGAGCGGCTCGAGGGCGAGGACGGGAGGGTCACCGCAGTCGTGACGAGCAGCGGCGAGCGGCTCCCGGCCGACACCGTCGTCATCGGGGTCGGGATCCGGCCGAACACCAGGCTGGCCGAGGATGCCGGGCTCGAGGTCGACAACGGGATCGTCGTCGACGAGGCCCTGCGCGCGTCGGCTGACGGCGTCTTCGCGGCGGGCGACGTCGCCAACTGGTTCAACCCGACGCTCGGCACGCACGTGCGCGTCGAGCACTGGGCCAACGCGCACGACGGCGGGTATGCCGCCGGCCAGTCGATGGTCGGCCAGGACGTGCACTACGGGCCGGTCCCGTTCTTCTACTCCGACCAGTACGACATCGGCCTCGAGTACGCGGGCCACGTGCCGCGTGGCACCGACACCGAGGTCGTGTTCCGTGGCGACCCGGCGAGCAACGAGTTCATGGCGTTCTGGGTCGTGCCCGAGGGGGACGGGGTCCGGGTCCTCGCGGGGATGCACGTCAACGTGTGGGACACGATGGACGCCGTCCAGGACCTCGTCCGCAACCGCACCGTCGTCGACCGCACCCGTCTCGCCGACCGGGAGGTCGCCCTGGCCGACCTCTGA